The following DNA comes from Candidatus Nitrosotalea okcheonensis.
AAAATCTGAATCTTGGGCATTATTATTGTTCATTTCTTATATCCAAAGTAATAGAAGTAATAGGAAATAATGTATGGTTAGCTGAAATTACAAGTATTAAGCTGATTTGGTAAGCAGGTTTAGAATAATCCTGTATGCATGTAATTAATATATTAGCGATCCTATGTGATGACAATTTTTGATCAATAGAATTATGTATAAACCATATTTAATATGCCACCACTGAGATACACGAACTTGCACGAATTTTATGAATTTAAATACATATCATACTGTTTGCTCTGAAGACATGTAAACTTCCTTCCCTAATTTTTATTCTAATGCTCCAAACTAGTATGTTGACAATCTGTACAAAAGGACATATGTACGGTACATACGCACCCGAATCTAATAAACAAATTCTTGGCTATTGTAAATGGTTTTAGATGGTTCTCAAAGGAAAACAAAACCACTATAACATAAATTCCTAAAGGGCTATTGATTTATCAATCAAGGTTAAAGATTCAAAAATCATTCTAAATAATGTGGGGAGATGTATTCTTATTTGTAGAGTACATGAATTAATGTCCATAAAGCGTGCCACGGTGTGTCCATCTTACCATGCATGTTCCGTTAACATTGCATGGTAAAATCTACAATCAATACAAAATCTAGAGCAGTTCTCCTCTACGTGGAACATGTCCGCCAAGCAAATGAAATATGTGTAATGTTTGGAATATCTAGAAGAACACTAACCAGATGGGTCAGCACGTACAACAGGGAGGGATTCAAGCACTAGAATCAAAGAAGCTAGGTCCAAAACATCCGCATTTTATTCCAAAGAAGATTGAGCTGAAGATAGTAAGACTCAAACAAAAACATCCATCATAGGGAGCAAGACGATCAAGTACCAGTACGATCTTCCATGTCACTGGAGGACGGTCCACCGTGTCATCAAGAGACGCCAGATGCTTGTGAGAACCAAGCCAAAACCACAACCAGCAAAAAGATTCCAGAGACGACACGTTGATTCCATGTGGCAGGGAGACACGTTTCAGTTCCGCATTTCAGGCACGGGAAAGGTGTATGTGACAGGGTTTACTGATGACCGCTCACGGTACCGTATCATATCGAAGGCATATCTGCGCAAGAGTGCTACCGAGGCAGTCAACGCACTACGTAACGCGGTCAAAAAAGGTAAGGATCTCAAGGCAACTCTACCTTGACAACGGGAGACAGTTCACATCAAAAGAGTTCTCAGGGACGAGATTACAAAATGCGGCATCAGGTCAGTCTATGGCATACCGTATCATCCACGAGGGAGAGGGAAGATTGAGAACTATCACAAGGTACTCTACAAGGATCTGATAACTCAGATCAGGTTCAGGTCACTTGCACATTTCAAGAGAGCTTGGAAAGTTTGACATGATATACAAACAATGGAGGAAGAGTCAAGCGTTAGGTTGTAAGACTCCAGAATCCATTTACAACGACAAGAAGTACATTAGCAGGCATGTCAAAAGATGATTATAACATGGACAGAGATTCTGTCAACAAACATGGACATTAATTGTGGTACACTACATATAATGATACCAGATTGAAGACAAAAATAACGTAAGATCATAGATAATAATTGGGATGACGTATTGTATCATGATAGAAAAAGAGTCGCCAAAATTTTGCAAAGGAATTTGCTGGTTTTGTCAAAACCACTGCAATATGTACAGTTATACTCATGAAGCATGTATAATAGATTATTTTAGCAAACCAAAACAGCGTCTAGTCACAGCATAGA
Coding sequences within:
- a CDS encoding helix-turn-helix domain-containing protein, whose translation is MVKSTINTKSRAVLLYVEHVRQANEICVMFGISRRTLTRWVSTYNREGFKH
- a CDS encoding DDE-type integrase/transposase/recombinase codes for the protein MLVRTKPKPQPAKRFQRRHVDSMWQGDTFQFRISGTGKVYVTGFTDDRSRYRIISKAYLRKSATEAVNALRNAVKKGKDLKATLP